CGCTGAGTACTGTCGCGTCCCGCTCGCGACCGTCTACCAGTGGAGTTCGCGGGGTGGAGGGCCGCGCATGATCCGGGTTGGCCGTCATCTGCGGGCCCGCTGGGACGACATTGACGCCTGGCTCGATGATCAGGCCGTCAGGGCCGCCTGATGGTCGAACAAGGCGCCTGCGTGCCCGTACGGACACTCGTCGACCTCTACGTCGACCGCGATTTGGCGGACGCCCAGGTGCGCCGCCTCGTCGCCCTGTTGGGGCTCAGGCAGAAACGCAGAACCACGTCCG
The DNA window shown above is from Streptomyces sp. NBC_01451 and carries:
- a CDS encoding helix-turn-helix transcriptional regulator, which encodes MPRAVVSASRVGCVGSHQSAALSRRPLATALDIAEYCRVPLATVYQWSSRGGGPRMIRVGRHLRARWDDIDAWLDDQAVRAA